Proteins encoded by one window of Chaetodon trifascialis isolate fChaTrf1 chromosome 15, fChaTrf1.hap1, whole genome shotgun sequence:
- the LOC139344163 gene encoding coiled-coil domain-containing protein 200-like, which produces MSAMHWEARRRQSALDRRMAKNQQQLLQRGSETSHNTTETNPIQEYTAGDQCPHCKGNLKTPVQYSGKIPNRYSSLQYTQQW; this is translated from the exons ATGTCAGCCATGCACTGGGAGGCCAGACGGCGTCAGAGTGCTCTGGACCGCAGGATGGCCAAAAACCAACAGCAG ctgctgcagaggggtTCTGAGACCAGCCACAACACAACTGAAACAAACCCAATACAAGAGTATACAG CTGGAGACCAGTGTCCACACTGCAAGGGCAACCTGAAGACACCTGTCCAATACAGTGGCAAGATCCCAAACAGATATTCA TCTTTGCAGTACACCCAGCAGTGGTGA